A genomic region of Macrobrachium nipponense isolate FS-2020 chromosome 40, ASM1510439v2, whole genome shotgun sequence contains the following coding sequences:
- the LOC135211962 gene encoding gastrula zinc finger protein XlCGF7.1-like produces the protein MEHPVEMLLIKEEKENLEEDLFENRDEETLFADPFLEVKAEPEFFDESEFDVNCSSKSIMYEDSSPSCEDEIGKICIAEENRHLGRTEVLSNTAGKRITCAECQRTFSQMCDLKSHMRSHTGEKPYTCSICQKRFSQQSHLKTHMITHTGEKKFTCSVCLRSFSQPSDRKRHMRTHTGEKPYNCSICQRGFSQSDYIKKHMRTHTGEKPYTCSICQRSFSQSGYLKKHMITHTGEKPYTCSVCQKSFSQPSNFKLHMKIHTGERPYSCSVCQITFSQQCNLTKHMRLHAG, from the coding sequence ATGGAACATCCTGTGGAAATGCTGTTaatcaaagaagagaaggagaatttGGAGGAAGATCTTTTTGAAAACAGAGATGAAGAGACTTTATTTGCAGATCCCTTtttagaagtcaaggcagaaccAGAATTTTTTGACGAAAGTGAATTTGATGTGAATTGTTCATCCAAATCTATCATGTATGAGGACAGCTCTCCAAGCTGTGaagatgaaattggaaagatCTGTATTGCAGAAGAAAATAGACATTTGGGTAGAACAGAAGTACTTTCAAACACAGCAGGGAAGCGAATAACTTGTGCTGAATGCCAAAGGACATTTTCACAGATGTGTGACCTGAAATCTCACATGAGatctcatacaggagagaaaccatatacttgctctatatgtcaaaaaagATTTTCTCAACAAAGTCATCTCAAAACACACATGataactcatacaggagagaaaaagtttacttgctctgtatgtctaagaagtttttctcaaccaAGTGATCGCAAaagacacatgagaactcatacaggagagaaaccttaTAATTGTTCTATATGTCAAAGAGGTTTTTCTCAATCAGattatataaaaaagcacatgagaactcatacaggagagaaaccttatacttgctctatatgccaaagaagtttttctcaatcaGGTTATTTAAAAAAGCACATGataactcatacaggagagaaaccttatacttgctctgtatgtcaaaagaGTTTTTCTCAACCAAGCAATTTCAAATTACACATGAAAATTCATACAGGAGAGAGACCTTATTCGTGCTCTGTATGTCAAATAACTTTTTCTCAGCAATGTAATCTCACAAAACACATGAGACTTCATGCAGGgtag